In the Moraxella osloensis genome, CGGTTGCCTTGGGTGATGCCGTTATAAGTAAATTGTTTTTGGCTATAGAGGGGATAATACTTTTTGCTGTTCTTGATAATCGCTTGGGCAAGTTTCGCCAAATCTTCGGCAGACGCTTGATGGCCTTCTTGTGGCATACCGGTCGCATTCATAAAATGAGTATGGGTCATGCCAATTTTTTTGGCTTCTTCATTCATCAAATCGGCAAACGTGGTTTCGCTACCGCCAATGTGCTGTGCCATCGCTTTTGACGCATCATTACCCGATTGGATAATAATACCTTTTAACATATCAATCACAGGGGCGGTTGTATTGACAGGCACATACATACAAGACTCTTTACTTGAGCCTTTACACCAAGCTTCAGGAGTCATCAGGACGGGTTCGTTTTCCTTTAATGCCCCTGATAGCAGCCGCTGCTCAATGATGTAACTGGTCATCATTTTGGTCAATGACGCAGGTGGGAACGGCTGAGCGGCATTTTTTTGAGCCAATACCGTACCCGTATCATAATCAATTAGGATAAAAGCAGAATTGTCTAGTTCAGGCTGTTGTATGGCGGCATTTGCCTGCACAGTTGTGGCAAAAAAACTGGCGGCGACAAAAGTGCCGACCATCAGGCGTTGGGTGTATTGCGGTATTACGATTGCTTTCATCTCACTCACTCTTGGCTCAAATCAAATGCGACCTGTTTGCTTGGACGCTTGGTAAAACAA is a window encoding:
- a CDS encoding D-alanyl-D-alanine carboxypeptidase family protein, which encodes MVGTFVAASFFATTVQANAAIQQPELDNSAFILIDYDTGTVLAQKNAAQPFPPASLTKMMTSYIIEQRLLSGALKENEPVLMTPEAWCKGSSKESCMYVPVNTTAPVIDMLKGIIIQSGNDASKAMAQHIGGSETTFADLMNEEAKKIGMTHTHFMNATGMPQEGHQASAEDLAKLAQAIIKNSKKYYPLYSQKQFTYNGITQGNRNALLFTDPTVDGLKTGHTDEAGYCLVASSKRGDMRLISVIMGTKSVQERADQSRNLLNWGFSNFATKIAAPAQKNYGSVPVNFGAVDKVNVVSKGNLQVLVPKLDQEKISTVVNLPADVKAPLAQGQEVGKLVAMLNGKPVASVPLVAETQVQEAGIFKRMWQHIVVFFKGLF